The proteins below come from a single Benincasa hispida cultivar B227 chromosome 4, ASM972705v1, whole genome shotgun sequence genomic window:
- the LOC120075609 gene encoding 3-hydroxy-3-methylglutaryl-coenzyme A reductase 1-like, which produces MDRRRSVRPPRPNAVQDGATCTFNRDEQNTSVADHQHSKSPSPKASDALPLPLYLTNTIFFTLFFSVAYYLLHRWRDKIRNSTPLHVVTLSEIAAIVSLMASFIYLLGFFGIDFVQSFIARPSPDAWDLEDEIDRTLLIDNNRYAAPRCPSAVALPSKVADAEPLNTTPLPEEDEEVVKMVVDGSVPSYSLESKLGDPKRAASIRREALQRMTGRSIHGLPFEGFDYESILGQCCEMPVGYVQIPVGIAGPLLLDGFEYTVPMATTEGCLVASTNRGCKAIYASGGATSMLLKDGMTRAPVVRFGSAKRASELKFFLEDPNNFDTLAVVFNRSSRFARLQSIRCSIAGKNLYVRFCCSTGDAMGMNMVSKGVQNVLEFLQHDFSDMEVIGISGNFCADKKPAAVNWIEGRGKSVVCEAIIKDEVVRKVLKTSVASLVELNMLKNLTGSAMAGALGGFNAHSSNIVSAIFLATGQDPAQNVESSHCITMMEPVNNGRDLHISVTMPSIEVGTVGGGTQLASQSACLNLLGVKGASKESPGANSRLLATIVAGSVLAGELSLMSAIAAGQLVRSHMKYNRSSRDVSKLES; this is translated from the exons ATGGACCGCCGGCGTTCTGTCCGACCACCGCGTCCGAACGCCGTGCAGGATGGCGCCACCTGTACCTTTAATCGGGACGAACAAAACACATCGGTGGCCGACCATCAACACTCGAAAAGCCCATCGCCAAAAGCTTCCGAtgctcttcctcttcctctgtACCTCACCAACACAATCTTCTTCACCCTTTTCTTCTCTGTCGCTTATTATCTTCTTCACCGATGGCGCGATAAGATCCGAAACTCTACACCTCTTCATGTCGTCACGCTCTCTGAAATCGCCGCCATTGTTTCTCTCATGGCTTCCTTCATATATCTTCTTGGATTTTTCGGCATCGACTTCGTTCAGTCTTTCATAGCGCGTCCCTCTCCTGATGCGTGGGATCTCGAAGATGAAATTGATCGAACTCTCCTCATCGACAACAATCGCTATGCTGCACCTCGTTGCCCGTCTGCTGTCGCTTTGCCGTCTAAAGTGGCCGACGCCGAGCCGTTGAATACAACTCCATTGCCGGAGGAGGATGAAGAGGTTGTGAAGATGGTTGTGGATGGTTCTGTTCCTTCGTACTCGTTGGAATCGAAACTTGGGGATCCGAAAAGAGCCGCTTCCATTCGCCGTGAGGCACTGCAGAGGATGACTGGAAGGTCGATCCATGGGCTTCCGTTTGAAGGATTCGATTATGAGTCTATTTTAGGGCAGTGCTGCGAAATGCCGGTTGGGTATGTTCAGATTCCTGTGGGAATAGCGGGGCCTTTGTTGTTGGATGGGTTCGAGTACACGGTGCCGATGGCTACGACGGAGGGTTGCTTGGTGGCCAGTACCAATAGAGGTTGCAAAGCGATCTATGCGTCTGGTGGAGCAACCAGCATGTTGTTGAAAGATGGGATGACCAGAGCTCCGGTTGTAAGGTTTGGGAGCGCCAAAAGGGCATCTGAATTGAAGTTTTTCTTGGAGGATCCCAATAATTTTGATACCTTGGCCGTCGTTTTCAATAG GTCTAGTAGATTTGCTAGGCTTCAAAGTATCCGATGCTCTATTGCTGGGAAGAATCTTTATGTAAGATTTTGTTGCAGCACAGGCGATGCCATGGGAATGAATATGGTGTCTAAGGGTGTTCAGAATGTTCTTGAGTTTCTTCAACATGATTTCTCAGATATGGAAGTCATTGGTATCTCTG GAAACTTTTGTGCTGACAAGAAACCTGCTGCCGTAAATTGGATTGAAGGACGAGGAAAGTCTGTGGTTTGTGAGGCAATAATAAAGGATGAGGTGGTGAGGAAGGTGTTGAAAACCAGTGTTGCGAGTCTAGTAGAGCTCAACATGCTTAAGAATCTAACTGGATCAGCAATGGCTGGCGCCCTTGGTGGTTTTAATGCTCACTCCAGCAATATTGTATCTGCAATTTTCTTAGCAACTGGCCAAGATCCAGCACAAAATGTGGAGAGTTCTCACTGCATCACTATGATGGAACCTGTTAACAACGGAAGGGATTTGCACATCTCTGTCACAATGCCTTCCATTGAG GTTGGTACTGTTGGAGGTGGAACTCAACTTGCATCTCAGTCTGCATGTTTGAATCTTCTCGGTGTGAAGGGTGCTAGCAAAGAGTCTCCGGGAGCAAATTCAAGGCTCTTAGCCACCATTGTGGCTGGTTCTGTTCTTGCAGGTGAGCTATCCCTCATGTCTGCTATAGCAGCTGGACAACTGGTAAGAAGTCACATGAAATACAATAGATCTAGCAGAGATGTATCAAAACTTGAATCTTAA